In Thunnus maccoyii chromosome 3, fThuMac1.1, whole genome shotgun sequence, the following proteins share a genomic window:
- the LOC121894420 gene encoding protein SSUH2 homolog isoform X2 — MNSAAAYPPLSAPMANMFGNVPGYEGTVAGGGGYLPPPMPIEPVAPPAPGPTPDDWSIPSLSEDDAREAFTSFAASHCCYSHGPAEDGVITKMEPYNTYRYRLETFNESRSTEWATKPHEGEPADFYTETAPRPWEIQATPPSLFTNHTEEIRVPYTSSIKECHSCHATGAMPCNECHGSGHKPCWVCNGTGTRSDENCTRCDSTGNERCTECNSQGRKECETCKGKRQLLTYIKLKVEWTNHLEDHVVQQNSGLSADDLHSVSGKELFKNSQYLLFPLLGFPNPAISEASDRLIKEHQSKYAQTSRILQQRQTVELIPITKVTYKWKGDSHIYFVYGNERQVNADNYPATCCCVVM, encoded by the exons ATGAACAGCGCAG CTGCGTACCCCCCTCTCTCCGCCCCCATGGCCAACATGTTCGGCAACGTGCCCGGGTACGAAGGCACTGTGGCAGGAGGAG GAGGTTACCTGCCCCCTCCCATGCCCATCGAGCCTGTAGCCCCGCCTGCACCCGGCCCCACACCCGACGACTGGAG CATCCCGTCTCTGTCGGAGGACGATGCCCGTGAGGCGTTCACCAGCTTTGCAGCATCTCATTGCTGCTACAGCCATGGTCCTGCTGAAGATGGAGTCATCACCAAAATGGAGCCATACAACACTTATAGG TACCGACTGGAGACGTTCAATGAGTCCAGGTCAACTGAGTGGGCCACCAAACCTCatgaag GTGAGCCAGCTGACTTCTACACTGAGACCGCCCCCCGGCCATGGGAGATTCAGGCCACACCTCCCAGCCTCTTCACCAATCATACAGAGGAGATCCGCGTGCCTTACACCTCCTCCATCAAG gaatgCCACAGCTGCCATGCCACAGGAGCGATGCCATGTAACGAGTGTCATGGAAGTGGACAT aAACCGTGCTGGGTGTGTAATGGCACTGGGACAAGGTCTGATGAGAACTGCACTCGCTGTGATTCTACAGGCAATGAGAG gtgtacaGAGTGTAATTCTCAAGGAAGGAAGGAGTGTGAAACCTGTAAAGGAAAACGTCAACTGCTGACCTACATCAAGCTCAAAGTGGAGTG gactAACCATCTGGAGGACCACGTGGTGCAGCAGAACTCTGGTCTGAGTGCTGATGATCTTCACTCAGTGAGCGGGAAGGAGCTGTTCAAGAACAGCCAGTACCTg CTCTTCCCACTTTTAGGGTTCCCAAACCCGGCCATCTCTGAGGCCTCAGATCGTCTGATCAAAGAGCACCAAAGCAAGTACGCCCAGACTTCCAGGATCCTGCAGCAG agGCAGACAGTTGAGTTGATCCCCATCACTAAGGTGACCTATAAGTGGAAAGGCGACTCCCACATCTACTTTGTCTACGGCAATGAGCGCCAAGTCAATGCCGACAATTACCCAGCGACCTGCTGCTGTGTcgtcatgtaa
- the LOC121894420 gene encoding protein SSUH2 homolog isoform X1, with the protein MHLIDAIEAFRAAYPPLSAPMANMFGNVPGYEGTVAGGGGYLPPPMPIEPVAPPAPGPTPDDWSIPSLSEDDAREAFTSFAASHCCYSHGPAEDGVITKMEPYNTYRYRLETFNESRSTEWATKPHEGEPADFYTETAPRPWEIQATPPSLFTNHTEEIRVPYTSSIKECHSCHATGAMPCNECHGSGHKPCWVCNGTGTRSDENCTRCDSTGNERCTECNSQGRKECETCKGKRQLLTYIKLKVEWTNHLEDHVVQQNSGLSADDLHSVSGKELFKNSQYLLFPLLGFPNPAISEASDRLIKEHQSKYAQTSRILQQRQTVELIPITKVTYKWKGDSHIYFVYGNERQVNADNYPATCCCVVM; encoded by the exons ATGCATTTAATTGATGCAATAGAGGCCTTCAGAG CTGCGTACCCCCCTCTCTCCGCCCCCATGGCCAACATGTTCGGCAACGTGCCCGGGTACGAAGGCACTGTGGCAGGAGGAG GAGGTTACCTGCCCCCTCCCATGCCCATCGAGCCTGTAGCCCCGCCTGCACCCGGCCCCACACCCGACGACTGGAG CATCCCGTCTCTGTCGGAGGACGATGCCCGTGAGGCGTTCACCAGCTTTGCAGCATCTCATTGCTGCTACAGCCATGGTCCTGCTGAAGATGGAGTCATCACCAAAATGGAGCCATACAACACTTATAGG TACCGACTGGAGACGTTCAATGAGTCCAGGTCAACTGAGTGGGCCACCAAACCTCatgaag GTGAGCCAGCTGACTTCTACACTGAGACCGCCCCCCGGCCATGGGAGATTCAGGCCACACCTCCCAGCCTCTTCACCAATCATACAGAGGAGATCCGCGTGCCTTACACCTCCTCCATCAAG gaatgCCACAGCTGCCATGCCACAGGAGCGATGCCATGTAACGAGTGTCATGGAAGTGGACAT aAACCGTGCTGGGTGTGTAATGGCACTGGGACAAGGTCTGATGAGAACTGCACTCGCTGTGATTCTACAGGCAATGAGAG gtgtacaGAGTGTAATTCTCAAGGAAGGAAGGAGTGTGAAACCTGTAAAGGAAAACGTCAACTGCTGACCTACATCAAGCTCAAAGTGGAGTG gactAACCATCTGGAGGACCACGTGGTGCAGCAGAACTCTGGTCTGAGTGCTGATGATCTTCACTCAGTGAGCGGGAAGGAGCTGTTCAAGAACAGCCAGTACCTg CTCTTCCCACTTTTAGGGTTCCCAAACCCGGCCATCTCTGAGGCCTCAGATCGTCTGATCAAAGAGCACCAAAGCAAGTACGCCCAGACTTCCAGGATCCTGCAGCAG agGCAGACAGTTGAGTTGATCCCCATCACTAAGGTGACCTATAAGTGGAAAGGCGACTCCCACATCTACTTTGTCTACGGCAATGAGCGCCAAGTCAATGCCGACAATTACCCAGCGACCTGCTGCTGTGTcgtcatgtaa